TACCAAATAAACCGCCAAAGATTGGAGCCAAACTACCCCCTTTTCGCATAGCTGGCTCGAAAAAGCGATCTGCTAGAGGTCCTGCGATCGCGGCTCCTAGAGGAATGGCAATCTGAGCGATGAGATCGCGAGCGGCAAAAACTCGTCCTTGCAGATCTGGTTTGACTTTTGACATCCAAATTGCTTGGTTAGAACTATCGGGGAAGGGAGAGCAAAAACCGCAGGTTAGGGCTGCGCCAATCTTTACAGACGTAGTTCGGGTAAGGGATAACACGATTAAACCCAGTTTCCAAATCGCACTACCAAGTAAAATTCCGTGAATGCGACGTTTAAAACCGCCCCAAATACTAAGAGTTGCCGCACCTAATACGCCGCCGATGCCAAAGCTAGTTAAAAGTCTGCCCCAGGTAGTTGAGTCGTTACCGCTACGAGCTAAAATCATCGCGGGCAGAATGGCAAAATTAATATTTTCAATTAAATTTTCTAGTAAAAAAAAGATAAGTATGGCTAGTAAACCAGGATGTTGTAGCAGATAGCGAAAGCCAAGAGTTAAATCTTGTTTGAGATTAGAATGTCGAATGACTGGATTCTGCCTAAATTGGGGTATACGAACGATACTAAGGGTGCTAACAGCAATAATAAAGGTAATAATGTCGATAACTAGAATACCCGTTAGTCCAATTATCGGGTAGAGAGTTCCTGCTAAAGCAGGAGCTAAAATATAGGCTCCCGACATCCGAACCGAATTAAGGGCAGTAGCTCTGGTGTAATGCTGCTTGGGAACGATAGACGAGAGAGAAGCAGAATAAGCCAAACCCTGCAAGGAACCAAACAAGCCATTGACCGCAGCAGTAAAGTAAAGATGCCAAATTTCTAGGCGATCGCCCAAAAACAAGAATAAAATGGCGATTGTCGAACAACCAGCCAATAAATCTCCTACCATCATTAATTTTTGGCGATTCAGGCGATCGACCAATACCCCCGCAAACAAGGCAGCAATCACCTTGGGAGTTTGAGTAAAAAACAAGATAAAAGATAGGGGAGTTGCCTGTTGAGTAACCGACCAAGCCCAAATTGTAATGGCAAAATTGGTCATTTCCGAACCAAGCATGGAAGCTAATTGACCGAGCCAAATTATGATAAATTTACGCACTTGTTAAGAGGGAGTAGGGGAGATAAAGTTATCTGTCGTATTCTTTTTGCTAATTGGTATAAAGATACTGAATACAAAAATTACAATTGAAAATAAAATGGAAAATCATAAGCGATCGCTCAAGCGAGATGATGTACTGATACGATTGAACAGATACAAACCCAATTTGGAAGAATTTCAAGTTAAGTCTCTCTTGCTTTTTGGCTCAGTGGCACGAGATGACGCAAATACCGAAAGCGATGTAGATTTATTAGTTGAATTCGAGCAAACTATAGGTTTATTTACCTTTGTTCGCTTAAAACGATATTTAGAGAAGATTTTGGACTGTCCAGTTGATTTGGGAACACTTGATTCTTTAAAAGCACATTTACGAGAAAAAGTTTTACAGGAGGCGGTGCGTGTCTTCTAGAGATTTGCGCCGACGACTTCAGGATATTCTGGCAATGTGTGCTGAAATTGCAACTTTTACAGCAGGAATGTCTTTTGCTGATTTTGAACGAGATCCGAAAACGATAAAAGCGGTTTTGTATAATTTGGCAGTCATTGGCGAAGTAGCTAGTCAACTTTTGCCAGAAGTAGAATTGTTGTATCCAGAAATTCCTTGGGTAGATATTCGTGGAATTCGTAACTTGATAATTCACGAGTATTTCCGGGTAAATTTAAATATTGTTTGGGAAACAATTCAAACTGATTTACCGTTATTAGTGCATCAGCTAGAAGAATTAATAGAAAATTTAGACAAAGAAAGTTAGCGATCGCTCCAAAATTGTCCTAATTCATCCACTAAGTGCTACGGCTAAGACATTAATCGAAGTGGTAAATACGGTTTAAAACTCAAATGAAATCGAACCCAACACCGTAAAAGGCTCGCCGCGATCGTTACCTCTAACTCTTACAGTAGAAGCACCTGCTATGTAGTCCACATCGAATATATTTCTAAAATTAAGTGCCGCACGCCAGTTATTACGCTCGTAAGACACGGCAGCATTGGTCAGAAAATAACTATCTAATTCAAAAGAATTATCTAAATCTCCCTGTCTTTCGCCAACAAAGTTAAAACCCAAACCCAAACCGAGTCCTTGTAGATTGCCTTTTTGAATTTCATAAGTCGTCCATAAACTGGCACTGTTTTCGGGAGCGTTGTTAAGGCGGTTGCCAATTTCAAAAATATTGTCTTCGGTAACTTCGGCATCTATATAAGCATAGGAAGCAATAACATTCCATCCAGGCATAATTTCACCTACTACATCCAGTTCGATACCCTGGCTTTCTTGTTCTCCCGTAGCCACCACAGAAAAAGGATCTTCGGGATCTTCAGTGGCAACGTTTTGCTTGGTAATGTTGAAATAAGCCAAAGTCGCCAATAAATCTCCCTCTAAAAACTCAGATTTAACTCCAACTTCAAAACCTTCTCCTTCTTCAGGGTCTAAAGCTTCTCCTTCAGATGTGGTTTCCGTATTGGGTCTAAAGGATTGGGAATAGCTGGCATAGAGAGAAACCGTATCGATAGGTTTGTAAACTACTCCTACACGAGGAGTAAGATTATCGTTAGTATTGCTGACTTCTGTTTGTTCCAAATTATCGGTAACGATTTGTTCTACAGTGTCGTAACGCAACCCTGCTAAAAGAAAGAAATTATCGCCAAAAGAGAAGCGATCTTGAGCAAAAAGTCCCAGTCGTCGAGTTTCCGTTTCGCGATCGCTAATTAAGGGTAAAGTATCAAAATCTGGTCTGGGGGATGTACCGTATACGGGGTTAAATAAATCTAATTCCAAAGGAGTTTCAAGATCCAAGCGAATTAAATCGTTAAAATTATCTTCGGTTAAATTAAGATCTAAGCCAAATAAAACCTGATGATCGATCGCACCCGTAGCAAACTCTCCCTCGGTACTGGTTTGTAAAGAATAACTCTCTCCTTCTTGGGGTTGTGCCGCCCAAAAACGAAACACATCACCCGTTTCATCGTCAATTTCAAA
The nucleotide sequence above comes from Myxosarcina sp. GI1. Encoded proteins:
- a CDS encoding MFS transporter, producing MRKFIIIWLGQLASMLGSEMTNFAITIWAWSVTQQATPLSFILFFTQTPKVIAALFAGVLVDRLNRQKLMMVGDLLAGCSTIAILFLFLGDRLEIWHLYFTAAVNGLFGSLQGLAYSASLSSIVPKQHYTRATALNSVRMSGAYILAPALAGTLYPIIGLTGILVIDIITFIIAVSTLSIVRIPQFRQNPVIRHSNLKQDLTLGFRYLLQHPGLLAILIFFLLENLIENINFAILPAMILARSGNDSTTWGRLLTSFGIGGVLGAATLSIWGGFKRRIHGILLGSAIWKLGLIVLSLTRTTSVKIGAALTCGFCSPFPDSSNQAIWMSKVKPDLQGRVFAARDLIAQIAIPLGAAIAGPLADRFFEPAMRKGGSLAPIFGGLFGTQIGAGMALAIALFSSCGFLLALGGYAFPSLREVEKRIADHESEMQTSNNIWR
- a CDS encoding DUF86 domain-containing protein yields the protein MSSRDLRRRLQDILAMCAEIATFTAGMSFADFERDPKTIKAVLYNLAVIGEVASQLLPEVELLYPEIPWVDIRGIRNLIIHEYFRVNLNIVWETIQTDLPLLVHQLEELIENLDKES
- a CDS encoding nucleotidyltransferase family protein, which codes for MENHKRSLKRDDVLIRLNRYKPNLEEFQVKSLLLFGSVARDDANTESDVDLLVEFEQTIGLFTFVRLKRYLEKILDCPVDLGTLDSLKAHLREKVLQEAVRVF